A single genomic interval of Falco cherrug isolate bFalChe1 chromosome 8, bFalChe1.pri, whole genome shotgun sequence harbors:
- the SEPTIN8 gene encoding septin-8 isoform X1: MKKLDSKVNIIPIIAKADTISKSELHKFKIKIMSELVSNGVQIYQFPTDDEAVAEINSVMNAHLPFAVVGSTEEVKVGNKLVRARQYPWGVVQVENESHCDFVKLREMLIRVNMEDLREQTHTRHYELYRRCKLEEMGFKDTDPDSQPFSLQETYETKRKEFLGELQKKEEEMRQMFVNKVKETEAELKEKERELHEKFEHLKRIHQEEKRKVEEKRRELEEEMNAFNRRKVAVETLQSQSLQATSQQPLKKDKDKKN, from the exons ATGAAGAAGCTGGACAGCAAG GTGAACATCATCCCGATTATTGCCAAAGCAGACACCATCTCCAAGAGCGAGTTGCACAAGTTCAAGATAAAGATAATGAGCGAACTGGTCAGCAATGGCGTGCAGATCTATCAGTTCCCCACAGACGATGAAGCCGTTGCTGAGATTAACTCTGTGATGAAC GCTCATCTGCCCTTCGCTGTGGTCGGCAGCACGGAGGAGGTGAAAGTTGGGAACAAGCTGGTGAGAGCTCGGCAGTACCCATGGGGAGTGGTGCAAG TTGAGAATGAAAGTCACTGCGACTTTGTGAAACTGCGGGAAATGCTGATTCGAGTCAACATGGAGGATCTTCGGGAGCAGACTCACACCCGCCACTATGAGCTGTACAGGAGGTGCAAACTGGAAGAGATGGGCTTCAAGGACACAGATCCAGACAGCCAGCCCTTCAG CCTCCAAGAAACATACGAGACCAAAAGGAAAGAGTTCTTGGGCGAGCtccagaagaaagaggaagaaatgagacAAATGTTTGTTAACAAAGTCAAGGAGACGGAGGCAGagctgaaggagaaggagagggag CTGCATGAGAAATTTGAGCACTTAAAAAGGATACaccaggaagagaaaaggaaggtggaggagaagaggagggagctggaggaagagaTGAATGCCTTCAACAGGCGGAAAGTAGCGGTGGAAACCTTGCAGTCCCAATCCTTGCAGGCTACCTCACAGCAGCCACTGAAGAAggacaaagacaagaaaaa ttaa
- the SEPTIN8 gene encoding septin-8 isoform X2 yields MAATDLERFSNEEKRNLSLGGHVGFDSLPDQLVSKSVTQGFSFNILCVGETGIGKSTLMNTLFNTTFETEEASHYESAVCLRPRTYDLQESNVHLKLTIVDAVGFGDQINKDESYRPIVEYIDTQFENYLQEELKIRRSLFNYHDTRIHVCLYFITPTGHSLKSLDLVTMKKLDSKVNIIPIIAKADTISKSELHKFKIKIMSELVSNGVQIYQFPTDDEAVAEINSVMNAHLPFAVVGSTEEVKVGNKLVRARQYPWGVVQVENESHCDFVKLREMLIRVNMEDLREQTHTRHYELYRRCKLEEMGFKDTDPDSQPFSLQETYETKRKEFLGELQKKEEEMRQMFVNKVKETEAELKEKERELHEKFEHLKRIHQEEKRKVEEKRRELEEEMNAFNRRKVAVETLQSQSLQATSQQPLKKDKDKKNFFSLPSACSITSGRYVN; encoded by the exons AACGAAGAGAAGAGGAACCTTTCCCTGGGGGGCCATGTTGGCTTCGACAGCCTCCCCGATCAGCTGGTCAGCAAGTCTGTCACACAAGGCTTCAGCTTCAACATCCTCTGTGTGG GTGAGACCGGCATTGGGAAATCCACGCTAATGAATACCCTCTTCAATACCACATTCGAGACGGAGGAAGCCAGTCACTATGAGAGTGCAGTTTGCTTGCGGCCACGGACCTACGACCTGCAGGAGAGCAATGTCCACCTGAAGCTAACAATTGTGGATGCGGTTGGATTTGGGGATCAGATAAACAAAGATGAAAG TTACAGGCCGATAGTTGAGTACATTGATACGCAGTTTGAAAACTATTTGCAAGAAGAGCTGAAAATCCGCCGATCTCTCTTCAACTATCATGACACGAGGATTCACGTCTGCCTGTACTTCATCACCCCAACTGGGCACTCGCTCAAGTCTTTGGACTTGGTGACAATGAAGAAGCTGGACAGCAAG GTGAACATCATCCCGATTATTGCCAAAGCAGACACCATCTCCAAGAGCGAGTTGCACAAGTTCAAGATAAAGATAATGAGCGAACTGGTCAGCAATGGCGTGCAGATCTATCAGTTCCCCACAGACGATGAAGCCGTTGCTGAGATTAACTCTGTGATGAAC GCTCATCTGCCCTTCGCTGTGGTCGGCAGCACGGAGGAGGTGAAAGTTGGGAACAAGCTGGTGAGAGCTCGGCAGTACCCATGGGGAGTGGTGCAAG TTGAGAATGAAAGTCACTGCGACTTTGTGAAACTGCGGGAAATGCTGATTCGAGTCAACATGGAGGATCTTCGGGAGCAGACTCACACCCGCCACTATGAGCTGTACAGGAGGTGCAAACTGGAAGAGATGGGCTTCAAGGACACAGATCCAGACAGCCAGCCCTTCAG CCTCCAAGAAACATACGAGACCAAAAGGAAAGAGTTCTTGGGCGAGCtccagaagaaagaggaagaaatgagacAAATGTTTGTTAACAAAGTCAAGGAGACGGAGGCAGagctgaaggagaaggagagggag CTGCATGAGAAATTTGAGCACTTAAAAAGGATACaccaggaagagaaaaggaaggtggaggagaagaggagggagctggaggaagagaTGAATGCCTTCAACAGGCGGAAAGTAGCGGTGGAAACCTTGCAGTCCCAATCCTTGCAGGCTACCTCACAGCAGCCACTGAAGAAggacaaagacaagaaaaa cttttttaGTCTTCCCAGTGCGTGCTCCATAACATCAGGAAGATATGTTAATTAG